The Brevibacillus brevis genome contains a region encoding:
- the pknB gene encoding Stk1 family PASTA domain-containing Ser/Thr kinase → MEGQRLGGRYQIESRVGGGGMAIVYKAKDLILNRPVAVKVLRSQFGTDEDFVNRFRREAQAVASLSHPNVVGVYDVGQEGDTHYMVMEYIEGYTLKEVIIQRGALPVEEAVRIAEQICDALDHAHQNQIIHRDIKPHNIMIGKNGRVKVTDFGIARAVTSATITHTNAMLGSVHYFSPEQARGGITGEKSDIYSLGIVLYEMVTGELPFSGDSPISVALKHLQEPLPEPRQVNPAIPQSVENVILKALVKDPFLRYASASEMLEDLETCLFPERLNEEKLTFPVDEEMTRVVPIITPDMLEGHTNGKTGGAGRSRYEQRSEEEDDKPAKKQWWIKALMWVGGIGLFFVLAFFGFNLLLNLFPTVPEVNVPHVEGREVSLAEKEIQNAKLVARIVEEANDTIEKGMVIRQDPAPPMRLKENSVVTLFVSKGQQEISMPNLVTLPRATAEEALKSNGFKLENVTFVEEEDDKAEVGTVIKQSPAANEKVFPTKTNVTVTISKGKAFVKMPDVRNKSVEAAQVELFKKGLSVGKITEVPTYTTDKPGIVLSTHPYDPGMDVQKDVAIPLEVSNGQYPQDAKTGTSPVYVDVMPGDTLEVQIEVTDASGTKVVLTEPVSESKEYNVPYVVSPQKDALIRLLVKGPNMNNFMEAQKYSISYSSLP, encoded by the coding sequence ATGGAAGGTCAACGACTGGGAGGACGATACCAAATAGAATCCCGCGTCGGTGGGGGCGGTATGGCCATTGTATACAAGGCCAAAGATTTAATTTTGAATCGTCCAGTGGCAGTCAAAGTGCTGCGTTCACAGTTTGGTACGGACGAAGATTTCGTCAATCGTTTCCGACGTGAAGCGCAGGCGGTGGCGAGCTTATCTCACCCCAATGTGGTTGGGGTGTATGATGTCGGTCAGGAAGGCGATACCCATTACATGGTGATGGAGTACATAGAAGGCTATACGTTGAAAGAGGTCATCATTCAACGTGGTGCGCTGCCGGTAGAAGAGGCAGTGCGGATCGCCGAGCAAATTTGCGATGCACTCGATCATGCGCATCAAAACCAGATCATTCATCGAGATATCAAGCCGCATAACATTATGATTGGAAAAAATGGTCGGGTGAAGGTTACGGACTTCGGGATTGCGCGAGCCGTTACTTCAGCAACGATTACGCATACGAATGCGATGCTTGGCTCTGTCCATTATTTTTCACCAGAGCAGGCGCGCGGTGGGATTACCGGGGAAAAATCCGATATTTACTCGCTGGGGATCGTCTTGTACGAAATGGTGACAGGTGAACTGCCGTTTTCCGGTGATTCCCCTATATCAGTGGCGCTCAAGCATTTGCAGGAGCCGCTTCCAGAGCCGCGCCAAGTCAATCCGGCTATCCCACAGAGTGTGGAAAATGTCATTTTGAAGGCGCTGGTAAAGGATCCGTTTCTCAGATACGCATCTGCGAGTGAAATGCTAGAAGATTTGGAGACCTGCCTGTTCCCAGAACGATTAAACGAAGAAAAGCTGACGTTCCCGGTGGATGAAGAGATGACGCGAGTGGTGCCGATCATCACACCTGACATGCTCGAAGGCCATACCAATGGCAAAACCGGAGGAGCGGGGCGTAGCCGCTATGAGCAACGTTCGGAAGAAGAGGACGACAAACCAGCCAAGAAACAATGGTGGATCAAAGCCCTGATGTGGGTTGGCGGTATTGGACTATTTTTCGTACTGGCATTCTTCGGATTTAACTTACTGTTGAATCTGTTCCCGACCGTTCCAGAGGTGAATGTACCTCATGTGGAAGGTAGAGAAGTGTCGCTCGCGGAGAAGGAGATTCAGAATGCCAAACTTGTCGCCCGTATCGTGGAAGAAGCCAATGATACGATAGAAAAGGGAATGGTGATACGCCAGGACCCTGCACCTCCCATGCGGTTAAAGGAAAATTCCGTTGTGACCTTGTTTGTAAGCAAAGGACAACAAGAGATCAGCATGCCGAATTTGGTTACGTTGCCGCGAGCAACCGCAGAGGAAGCATTGAAAAGCAATGGCTTCAAACTGGAGAATGTCACTTTTGTAGAGGAAGAAGACGACAAGGCCGAGGTAGGAACGGTTATCAAGCAGTCTCCAGCCGCAAATGAAAAGGTGTTCCCGACCAAAACGAATGTGACAGTCACGATTAGTAAAGGAAAAGCCTTCGTGAAAATGCCGGATGTCCGGAATAAATCTGTAGAGGCTGCGCAAGTAGAATTGTTCAAAAAAGGGCTGTCTGTCGGGAAAATCACCGAAGTGCCTACTTATACGACCGACAAACCAGGCATTGTTCTCAGCACTCACCCATACGATCCGGGAATGGATGTGCAAAAGGACGTAGCGATTCCGCTTGAGGTCAGCAATGGCCAATACCCGCAAGACGCCAAGACTGGAACTTCACCTGTCTATGTGGATGTGATGCCAGGTGATACGTTGGAAGTGCAAATTGAAGTAACGGATGCTAGCGGAACGAAGGTTGTGCTGACTGAGCCTGTATCCGAAAGCAAAGAATACAACGTGCCATACGTAGTGTCGCCTCAAAAAGATGCGTTGATCAGGCTGTTGGTCAAAGGGCCGAACATGAACAACTTTATGGAGGCACAAAAGTATTCGATTTCCTATAGCAGCTTGCCATAG